From the genome of Arthrobacter alpinus, one region includes:
- a CDS encoding FliH/SctL family protein: MATNSTATAATPLVFPAVHGPSGAAVRQERQRGYTEGHTAGYTAGMRRATEEAGRLQLLQNSEHVALLAELRAANAAKIAALTVCTESVAATATPVLADVEQTLFDAALALAQAILGQELNDAGTSSRAALTRALAGGGDVPPLRVRMNPHDVVALQSQPDGLVAGGIDIVGDPAMAPGDAVADFPDGFLDASIASALERARQALQESRT; the protein is encoded by the coding sequence GTGGCCACTAACTCCACGGCCACCGCCGCGACCCCTTTGGTCTTCCCTGCCGTACACGGCCCCTCAGGGGCGGCCGTGCGCCAGGAGCGCCAGCGTGGGTACACCGAGGGCCATACCGCCGGGTACACGGCCGGAATGCGCCGGGCCACCGAGGAAGCGGGGCGCCTGCAGCTGCTCCAAAACAGTGAACATGTGGCCCTGCTTGCGGAGTTGCGCGCCGCCAACGCAGCAAAAATCGCGGCCCTGACCGTGTGCACAGAGTCAGTCGCAGCCACAGCGACCCCCGTGCTTGCCGACGTTGAACAAACCCTCTTTGATGCCGCGCTGGCACTGGCTCAGGCAATTCTGGGACAGGAACTGAACGACGCAGGAACCTCCTCCCGTGCGGCACTCACCCGAGCACTGGCCGGGGGAGGGGACGTACCGCCGCTGCGGGTGCGGATGAATCCGCATGACGTGGTGGCATTACAAAGCCAGCCCGACGGGTTGGTGGCGGGCGGGATTGACATTGTCGGCGACCCCGCCATGGCGCCCGGGGATGCCGTCGCGGACTTTCCCGACGGTTTCCTGGACGCCAGCATCGCGTCCGCGCTGGAACGTGCCCGCCAAGCGCTGCAGGAGTCGCGGACGTGA